The genomic window GTGCATACAAATGACATATTGATCTTGTTTCTTAGATTCCAAGAGAAAGTGAAAAGTTTCAACCAAGATGAAGCGAGGTTACCAATTCTTGTTGTAGGGAAGTTCTTCTTTGCCTCTTCTGCTTCTGTGTGTAGTGTATCAGTCCTTGGGAAAGTTCAGGTTAGTTGGCATGGCTATAAAATAATCACCCAGGTCCAACATCGCAGGTCCCAAGCCAATTCTGATTTTACCCTGAACTGGTTCTGGACTTTATCCTGAACGAGCATGCCACATAACTGAGATTTATCCTGAACCAGTAGCAAAGAGCACATGGACTTACATCCTAAACCCATGTCAAATGAGTGTCATAAGCAAAGGCTTTCAATTAGGAAATAAAAACATAGCCAATGCTGAGAGAACCCAAGGCATATCATTCCCAGGTATTCATGCTGTTAGAACACTAAAAAAAGGTTTCAGTCAGTTTCATACCCAAACCTGAAAGAATATGTAGTGTGCTGATCCATTCCTGGTGGCCTCAAGCCTCACTGTCCAATTGGCAGTTATCTGGGCAGAAACATGAGGTAGGCCTCATTGTACAAATCTCTTATCTCATGGCAGCTTTGATCAACTTGCGTTACCTCACCAATTCTGCATTCATATTTTCACATCCTCGTGTATGCTTAGCTGCGACAGTGTTTTCTTAATGCGAAGAGATGTTAACCTCGCTGCACCATTGGCATACCAGCACTCGCGCATCATCTTCCCCATCACTCTTAATGCCTATTCAGGAAACAAGAAAACACGGGTCTAACCCTTGTGGAAAAAGAACTCAGCAAAAGTATAAAGAGAGTTGGAGAAATTCCTCGCCACCAGACCACCTAAAAAATTTGCCTGGGTCAGACAAGAGCCACTGCACAGTCCCAGGCCAGAAAGGAGCTGGAGTTGCTGTGGCCTGGGGTGTCGGCCTCCCTGTGCAAAAGAGGTGAGGCAGCTGGACAGTAGGAAAGACAGGGGAGAGGCTGAAGGCACAagatcaaaaactgaaatcctccccACTAGCAGAatagattaaaaaagaaaaaattctaacATATTACATAATGGCAGATAAGAATCAATTAGCCTATCCAATCTGCCTAGTTGCTTTGGTTTAACACATTGAAGTAGAAGAGTATATACATTCTCCCATTTGAGCCAACACCAGCTCCATTTTGCCCAAATTCTCCACCCTGTTCCCAATATATCTGTTCTAAGCATGTCTGAATTCTGTTACAACTCACCTACCACTAGTATCCAATTAGAGAGAGTGCTTGTTGTTTTCCTTCTTTGTTGCTTACAACATTCATATTTAATCTACTACCCAGGCCCACCTCCCAGGTCTTACCTCTAAGCTTTGTAATATGCTAAGCAATCACTAAAACTAATGAAGCTGTTGTCTGAAATACATAGCTATCTTGCACTCTAATATGAGGGTTGTAACCACGGCCACTCCATGCAAGTAACCCCAGTCTttttggaagcctgatgcagccACACTACCATGTGTAATTGCTTGTATTCTTCACACTTTGGCCCTCTAAATCTTCCATTTGACTGAGCAAACTCTTAAGCCCTCATTTCCTCTAGCTCTTACTACTATGTTCGGTATCTTAGTAACACAAcagaagatggcagaaaaaggccagctgtctcatctagtctgtccagttattcctgtctACCCTCTCAAGGATATATGCCAGCTATATGGCATAGCCACTTGCAGGACATCACTCCTTAACCAGGGCAGTTTTTTTTCGTCTTCTTCCTCCATTGTTCTCCATCCACCTGAGTAGGTGAGAATGCAAGATCTCCTTTTTAAGTTAATACCTAGTAGCCCTCCCCCAACCAGCCACACCAGCCCAGCTGTTACCTGAACATCTGGCCTCCAAGTGTCACCAACAACCCACCACACTGAGCTGTGTCAAACCTGGCACCAATAAAGTCCGGCTGCGGGGACGGAACAAGCTGAGTCTTTGGGTAATTGATCAGAAAGCCCAGGGTCTCTAACACTGCAGCACACCCTGTCTGGTGgtgctcttgatgagccagtcatccaggtagggaaagaCCTGTAGTCTCCTCAAGTGAGCACCCACCACCGCCAGGTATTTTGTGAAGACTTGGGGcacagatgctaggccgaaaggcagcATTCGGTCCTGGAAGTGGTCCTCATCTACTACAAATCAGAGGTATTTCTGATGGATGTGGGAAATCTCGATGTGGGCATAGGTGTCttttagattgagggagcaaagccagtacCCTCTTTGAAGGAGGGAAATTACGGCACCCAgcaagaccatcttgaacttttcccgctccaggaatttgttcaaggccctcaggtccaggataggacggaggcctcctgttttctttggaatcaggaaatacttggtAGTAGAAGCCGCTGCCCTGCTGCTTTGGTGGAATAGATTCGAATGCCCTGGCCGTTAGAAGGGCTGATTTGCTGAAAATCCCCATGAGGGGCACAGAAGAGAATCTGAAAGAACCTGCTGGAAATGTAACTGGTACCcccgaatgatggataggacccaccgGTCTGAGGTGATAGCCTGTCAACAGTAAGGGAAGAACCACAGCCGGCCCCCAACTGGGGAAATCAGCGTCAGAGGTACGGGTGGCTGGCTTACACTCCCTCTCATCCAGTCAAACCCCGTGGCAGGGTGCTGCTGGGGCGCTGGCTGTGTCAGAGGAGCATGCGCTGCCGAAGGCAAATCCTAGGTTCCACCCGTTGAGGCCTTGGCTCTggctgtctgggggggggggggggggggggtagggggggttgTTTTAGCATTTCCTCGGGCAGTAAAAGGGACATCTGGGTCCTTGCCTTGAGGACTTCCTGCCAGCGGACTGTGGGTTGGATGTGCTGGCCAAAAGATATTAAAGGgactcatgatgatccttcaactgTGCAACTGCCTCCTTAATCTTATCACCATAGAGATTCTCTCTGGTGCAGGGCAAGTCTGCTAGACCCTCCTATACCTCTGGACAGAAGTCAGAGGCCTGAAGTCAGGTTGCACACAAAGCACCTATGGCCACCACCGCCACTGTCTTAAATACATCATAGGCGGGCCGGACTTCATGCTTATCACACTCAAAGCCCTGCTGTACCACCTTTAGAAAGTCCTCCTGCAGCTGCTGTGGGAGGCGTTCCACCAGATCTTGAACCCGCTTCCAGAGGATCCTGGAGTACTGGCTCATATACAATTGGTAACAAGCAATACGAGTCGCCAGCATGGAGCCTTGGAAGACCTTCCTTCACAGGGCATCCAGGGCCCATGTTCACGGTCTGGAGGAGCCAAAGAGTGGGTCTGAGACCTCTTCGCCTTCTTGAGGGTggattccaccaccacagactggtacGGAAGCTAATGCCGCTCAAACCCCATGGTAGGCTGCACCAGGTACACAGCATTGGTCTTCTGGTTCACTGGCAGTATCGAAATAGGGTGCTCCCAAAGCCAGACAAACAattccttgaaaatgtcatgtaCTGGCATAGCCACTATCTCCTAAGGTGCATCTATAAATAGGAGGACCTCTAGCATTTGTGTCTGGAGTCCTCCTCCGTCTAGAGCCGGAATGGGAATGACTGCCATGGCATGCACAAAACCAGTGAATGTcaaatcctcaggaggagatccatgCCGTTCCTCCGGAGGAGACTGCTCAGAGGGCAGGTCCACATGGACGCCTCATCCTCCCAGGGGTCATACGGTGCGTCCTCCTCACTCAGGCTGCCTAGGGAATCCGGTGGAGGAGCACTTAGGCCTGGACCCTGAAGGCACCAAGAGTCCGAAGGGCATTGGGGTACGAAAGGCACCAGTGGCCCAGCAGGTAACGGGTGCCTCGAGGAATTCGAGCAACATCAGCTGTGGAGCCTGCCATTGAGGCACCAAAGACTTTTCCTCGTCTGAGGAATCCATCACCGGAATAGCCTCCACTCAATCAACCATCGGTGTTCCCAGTGGCATTGAGGATGCCCGGGGAACTGGCAAGGGCTGCGGTTAGCAGCATACCTAAGAgcaaatctaagaacataagaaattgccatgctgggtcagaccaagggtccatcaagcccagcatcctgtttccaacagaggccaaaccaggccacaagaacctggcaattatccaaatactaagaagatcttatgctactgatgcaattaatagcagtggctattccctaagtcaacttgatgaatagcagttaatggacttctcctccaagaacttatccaaaccttttttgaacccagctacactaactgcactaaccacatactctggcaacaaattccagagcttaattgtgcgttgagtgaaaaagaattttctccgattagtcttaaatgtgctacttgctaacttcatggaatgccccctagtccttctattattcgaaagtgtaaataaccgagtcacatctactcgttcaagacctctcatgatcttaaagacctctatcatatccccccctcagccgtctcttctccaagctgaacagccctaacctcttcagcctttccttataggggagctgttccatcccctttatcattttggttgcccttctctgtaccttctccatcgcaactatatcttttttgagaagtggcgaccagaattatacacagtattcaaggtgtggtctcaccatggagcgctatagaggcattattacattttccgttttattaaccattcccttcctaataattcctaacatactgtttgcttttttgactgctgcagcacactgagccaacgattttaaagtattatccactatgatgcctagatctttttcctgggtggtagctcctgatatagaacctaacatcgtgtaactacagcaagggttatttttccctataagctcTCCAATAACTGTGCCAGCATAGACGGAGCGGGTTCTGGCGGCAGTGGCGGCCCAGATGGGGCTGGTGGCTCGATGCCTTGTAGGGCTCGGCCAACTGCCAACTAGACTctgtgctccaactcctccttgaatGCTGATGAAAACAAGACAGCTTGAGGAAGAAGAGGCAAACCAGGTCCACTTCAGAGCCCCGAAGGGAACCAGTACCCAGCACCTGAACTGGTGGGGATCACCTTGGGCCCTCGGCTGTGACAAAAGGGCGACAACTCCTCTGCCTGGGGCCACTTTGGCCAATGAAGGCCCGGTGACtgtgcttggcctggtctttccccggaTCCTGACAACGCCATTGGGAAAAACAACCGGTGAGCGGTCGATGGTCGAAGGCCACCAAAAGATGGCACAATTGGAAATCGACCGCTAGGAACATATACACTTACCGCAATGCCCACTAACTAGAGCCAGGAGATCGAGAGACCCAGCATGATGaaacaagaaaaatatttgtACGACAGAGTGGttttccagaaattttttttaaaaaaaatcacgcGAGCTCCACATCCATGAGAGAAAAGCTTTGCAGAAAAAAgagagattgaagagggacccccacgtggatgcgtggatagtggcatgctgggcatgctcaatgtgcctagtcaaagttctagaaactttaacaaatgtTTTCTATGCCaggttccatctgatgtcaccgaTATGTGAGGTCTACCACACCCtcacttttcaaaagaaaaggaCTTTTAGACTCTTGAGACTAACAAAGGCCCTCTTAGCTTGTTGACATTTGAAGGGATCTATATGGTCTGAAATGTTCAGGTATTACTACATCTTTTTTcattggtcaaaaaaaaaaaaaaaaaaaagttatcataACCTAATAAGCTGCCTATTAACTTTGTTACACAAATACTTATAATTGTGCCTTGTGTCACAGGAGAAATGATCTCCAGTCATTCTGGAACACACGAATGCAACAGAAGTCTAAGCAGGTAAAACTGCAACCACTTATCCAAAGCAGAGGGCGAACTCACTGTATAGATCCATCACTCCTGAACATCAAGTGACACAGGTCAGAGAAAATCAGAATTGTAAAGTAGGCTGAGAAACAGCTGGACACTGGGCAGGCTTCTCTTTTCTTTCCATGGCAAGATAACCACTTGCACATAAAACCTAAAACTAATGCAGTTTCATACCTCATAACTTTGCCACCAGTTGGGGATGTTAGGCCGCAGCGTCTGGTCACAAACCACTTTTCGCATCTCTTCAATGGAAGGGTCTGAGGGCACAAGGTCATAATATGGGAGCTGATATTCTTCATGGACTCCTTGGATAGGAAGGAGAGAAGTCTGTTACAGATAAAGAGGGCCTAAACGAAAGGTCTGTACCATATCAAAACAAAATGATTCCAGTTATCAAAGTTTTTACTAGTGCTTTTTCATGTCGCTAGATTGAGGTCCGTGgaggttacttttttttttggcatgggaaTACAATAAATAAGCACTTACCTCCTGCACTACAGCGTCGCGCAATCTCCCAGTAAACCAACCCCAAGGCATATATGTCTGCACACTTGAAGGAATCAAAGTGTTTCATGTTAATTGTCTCATCCAACACCTCAGGAGCCATGTACCTGAATTGGAGAAATAGAAAAATTAGCTTATTTTCTTCAGTCACTTTTAAGATCAGAAGCTATGTGTTGTATGAAAACATTTCAGCCTTATGTTCTCAAGGTCTCAGAAACTTCAGTGACATAAGCTCTGTACTAGGTGAGGACACTccagtccttaagagccacaaacaaacctggttttcaagatacccacaataaatatgaatgagcacatttgcatgaaatggaggcagcacatgcaaacctctctcatgcataatcatggtggatattctgaaaactagtCCCATTCGTGGCTCGAGGATCAGAGTTGGTCAACCATGCTCTAAACAATTATTTCACTATTCTTTAACCTTCTTCTACTGTCTGAGACTAATCATGCATACACAGCTAGAGCTGTACAGCCCTCTACTTAATCTTTcaggagagggaaaggagaaaggacGAAGAGGGAATGCTAGAACACACTTTCAGTGTAAATCTGGCAAACATTTGAATTTTCACACCACACTATCATTCACTGCTGGAAGTGTAGTGTAGTGTCCCACATACCGTTTGGTCCCAACTCTTTGATTTGGCGCAATGTCAATGGTGTCCGTAACAGAATCATGACGCACAGCAAGTCCAAGGTCAGCAATAGCACATGTGCCATTCTTCTTTACTAGAATATTCTTAGATTTCAGATCTCTGTGTGCAATTCCAGGCTTTCCTATAAGAGAACACCACTGATTCACTGCTTGGAATTTTCTTCTGTGTGAGATTCtctttttattagggatgtgctttagtttgtgacaaaataggaaatatagacgatatttcctatttcgttgtttttttttgggggaggtgTGTCaacgaaacaataggaaaacccatgaaatgtCATGCGGTTTTAtcatctttttttggggggggagaaagagcacataaaaaaaaacaaaaaaaacccccaaacccaccccaacccttcaaatgtagtTAATTGcaacctcgcccccccccccacaagacttacctaagtccctggtggtccagcagggtcccgggagcgatctccccttcTCGGGCCAtcaactgccactaatcaaaatggcgccgatgcccttaccatgtaatgggcaatcagtgccattggtcgacccctgtcacacggtaggagcaatggatggcctgcgccattttttaagatggcgcaggctgtccattgctcctaccatgtgacagaggctggccaatgcaCAGATagcccatcacatggtaagggcaaagggctaccggcgccattttgtttactggcagctgacagcctgagagatcgctcctgggacccccccgctgggccaccagggacttttggtacatTTTGGaaaggttgggagggtggtggtggggggggggggggagggttgtaatTAATGAAATctgaagggttagggtgggggttttttttaggttcgggacagccgaaaaaaattggcccaaactgcggggaaacaaaatttcccgcgacGGGCCAATAATGAAGGCTAAACCAAAAGggtcggccgaatcacatctctactttttataAGTATCATGCATGAATGATGAGAAACAGATAAAGGTACTAGAATGAAATTAAGCCTCTTACTTAATCACTGTGACAGTCAAAATGTCTCTTCTCTTAATTTGCAACATAGATTAACAAAGCTCATTAACAGTTTACAGACAACTATTAGTATTGTGACAGCTTCTAATTCAGCTTTATAAGACAACTGAGCGGACAGAATTTGCTGTTTTCTGACCTGACAGTTATACCAAGTCTCTGTTCTGAAGAGTCTTATGATCCCTATATATTAGTCTATTCTTCCCTCTACCACTATAATGTAAGATAAAATAGCTGGAGGAAAAGTAGCAAGGTgaatatttttcaaaacagaatCTCAAGGGCATACAATAAATGCGTCTGAATCATTGCTAACCTCACAGGTCCTTCTTACCCTGAGTGCCAACAATCTCCATGTGCAGGTGTGCAAGCCCACTGGCTGCAGACAAGGCTAGTTTAATCATCCCCTCAATAGCAACAGAGTAACGATTGAGGTAATCGAACAGGGAGCCATGCTCATGATAATCAGAGACAAGCCATAGCTGAGTCCAGGTGCCATTATCTGCAACAAAATAGATACAGAAATAAATACTCAGGGGGTCAGCAACAGACAAAGGCTTACTCAGGGGCAAGAGGAGCTGCTTTTGAACATATCAAAAAGATGAAAGGCAGGAATTCAAAAATCCCTCCAGGACTTACCTCACCAGGGATGAAATGCCTTCACAATGTGCTAGGCTCTCACCAATAATTTgttaggtggggagggggcatggtgTGATTACATGGTGAACAGACCCCTACCCACGCCATCCAGTGCAGccctctcacactccctccccaaCTCTACCTCAGGGGTCCCCTTTCTTCACCTTCTCCCAGGACCCAATCTCTCCTTTAGGACCCTGATTGAGGGTCGAAGATACTGCTGGTTCATGCGTCCTAAATGTGAGCCAAGGACAAATGCCAGTTATAAAAATCCATTCACCAACCCCTGGGTGAAAGGTGTGCCCAGCGTTAAGTAGCACAGGCAAATGTTTTAGCTAAACAGAAAGCAAAGCTGGGCTCCCTACTATGGCAGTACCACAGGAAAGGTGCAGCccgtgggagaggagggggagtaaTAAGCTCGCCTTGCAACTGGTCAATGAACTTAACTTTAAAGGGGAAAGTACTTATAAAGTTGGTCGGAAAGACAAAGGCCCCATCTGAGTACATTTCAGAAAAAGGAAAGCAcaattattgtaaatgtttaccCAAACTGATCCTAGACTGGAAGATATTCCTCGGGATAACAAAATCCCCGCTGTAAGCAAAGCAGGTGTTTTTACCTTTATTGTCGGCTGCAATGAATCCCAGGATGTTCTCATGCCGTAACATGACCGTCTGATAAATTTCAGCTTCCCTAAACCAAGAGCGCTCCTCACGCGAGGAGAATATTTTCACAGCCACATCACCACCACGCCATCGGCCACGCCACACCTCGCCAAAGCGCCCCTTGCCGATAATCTCCTGCAGAACAATGGTTCTAGCTACAGTTCTCTGAACAAAAAGGGGCAATCCTGaaattcaggagagagagagataagaaaagaaagttaaagaTTCCAGCGTATATAAGGATCCGATTAAATCTATGTAATTTTGGTAACAGCAAATCCCATGAGAAATGGCTACAAGAAAAGAATGTTAATGATCAGAGAAATCCCAGAAAATGCAATTTTATGTTAACCTGAATACAATCTTTTCTGCATTATAAAAAgttaactatcaggccgatacagtaaagccgtgcgaaaacgggcgctcaacactgagtgcccgctttcctagcacgtgcccagccacctctcctgggccagcaatacaatatg from Rhinatrema bivittatum chromosome 3, aRhiBiv1.1, whole genome shotgun sequence includes these protein-coding regions:
- the ACVR1B gene encoding activin receptor type-1B isoform X1, with the translated sequence MAEIRASFPCLFLPFLLLLLLLLPSGGPQPSRVFTCVCSSCVHTNFTCETDGACMVSIYNLQGMMHHVRACIPSDELIPAGKPFYCLGLEALRNTYCCSANMCNSVNLVPPSGLIKEEELASSWGPVELVAVIAGPVFLFCVVLIVIVFLFHHHQRMYHNRQRLDMEDPSCEMYISKDKTLQDLVYDLSTSGSGSGLPLFVQRTVARTIVLQEIIGKGRFGEVWRGRWRGGDVAVKIFSSREERSWFREAEIYQTVMLRHENILGFIAADNKDNGTWTQLWLVSDYHEHGSLFDYLNRYSVAIEGMIKLALSAASGLAHLHMEIVGTQGKPGIAHRDLKSKNILVKKNGTCAIADLGLAVRHDSVTDTIDIAPNQRVGTKRYMAPEVLDETINMKHFDSFKCADIYALGLVYWEIARRCSAGGVHEEYQLPYYDLVPSDPSIEEMRKVVCDQTLRPNIPNWWQSYEALRVMGKMMRECWYANGAARLTSLRIKKTLSQLSIHEDVKI
- the ACVR1B gene encoding activin receptor type-1B isoform X2 is translated as MVSIYNLQGMMHHVRACIPSDELIPAGKPFYCLGLEALRNTYCCSANMCNSVNLVPPSGLIKEEELASSWGPVELVAVIAGPVFLFCVVLIVIVFLFHHHQRMYHNRQRLDMEDPSCEMYISKDKTLQDLVYDLSTSGSGSGLPLFVQRTVARTIVLQEIIGKGRFGEVWRGRWRGGDVAVKIFSSREERSWFREAEIYQTVMLRHENILGFIAADNKDNGTWTQLWLVSDYHEHGSLFDYLNRYSVAIEGMIKLALSAASGLAHLHMEIVGTQGKPGIAHRDLKSKNILVKKNGTCAIADLGLAVRHDSVTDTIDIAPNQRVGTKRYMAPEVLDETINMKHFDSFKCADIYALGLVYWEIARRCSAGGVHEEYQLPYYDLVPSDPSIEEMRKVVCDQTLRPNIPNWWQSYEALRVMGKMMRECWYANGAARLTSLRIKKTLSQLSIHEDVKI